The Anabaena sp. WA102 genome contains a region encoding:
- the sufC gene encoding Fe-S cluster assembly ATPase SufC — MIVENSDLILSVKDLTADVDGTQILKGLNLEVRAGEVHAIMGPNGSGKSTFSKVLAGHPAYTVTGGEVIFQGQNLLDMEAADRARSGVFLAFQYPLEIPGVSNLDFLRVAYNSRRKAQGLEEVDAFDFDDLVEEKLDVVKMNSSFLNRSVNEGFSGGEKKRNEILQMAILEPKLAILDETDSGLDIDALKIVANGVNQLTNAENATIMITHYQRLLDYIVPDFVHVMAQGQIIRSGGKELALELESRGYDWVLEEALGVGV, encoded by the coding sequence ATGATTGTTGAGAATAGTGATTTGATTTTGTCGGTTAAGGATTTGACGGCTGATGTTGATGGAACTCAGATTTTGAAGGGGTTGAATTTGGAGGTTCGCGCTGGGGAAGTTCACGCGATTATGGGTCCAAATGGTTCTGGGAAGAGTACGTTTTCTAAGGTGTTAGCGGGACATCCAGCTTATACTGTTACTGGTGGTGAGGTGATTTTCCAGGGACAAAATCTTTTGGATATGGAAGCCGCAGACAGGGCTAGGAGTGGTGTGTTTTTAGCTTTTCAATATCCTCTGGAAATTCCTGGTGTGAGTAATTTGGATTTTTTACGGGTGGCTTATAATTCTCGTCGGAAGGCTCAAGGTTTAGAAGAGGTTGACGCTTTCGATTTTGATGATTTGGTTGAGGAAAAGTTGGATGTTGTGAAGATGAATTCTTCTTTTCTGAACCGCAGTGTGAATGAGGGTTTCTCCGGTGGGGAAAAGAAGCGGAATGAAATTCTGCAAATGGCAATTTTAGAACCAAAGTTAGCGATTTTGGATGAAACTGATTCTGGTTTGGATATTGATGCTCTGAAAATTGTCGCTAATGGTGTTAATCAGTTAACTAATGCTGAAAATGCGACGATTATGATTACTCACTATCAGCGTCTTTTAGATTATATTGTCCCTGATTTTGTTCACGTTATGGCGCAGGGACAAATTATTAGAAGTGGTGGTAAGGAGTTGGCTCTTGAGTTGGAATCTCGCGGTTATGATTGGGTTCTAGAAGAAGCTTTGGGAGTGGGTGTGTAA
- the sufD gene encoding Fe-S cluster assembly protein SufD, which yields MSIPINVETFHETSLQQNLLDRDAFLSGLLSRVTTTKQDGWLQDLRDGAVNWVRHSVIPNTREEEWRFTDLSPLKQVTFNNNVETFHGTSLQSMILPEVSQRLVFVNGVYAPDLSNTEDLPAGLKVGNLDVLPGEVVQEYLAQAEGAKEVFTALNTAALNDVAVVWVAKNVVVETPIHLLFVSVSGESPTISQPRVLVVAESNSQVGLIEEYTNHRDTENTEKEVYFTNGVTEIWVNENAQVSHNRVVREGAAAFHVGKTAVTQARYSRYNCNAVTVGGKISRHNLEILQTGEQTETTLNGLTVIADNQLADTHSALSLNHPHGVSKQLHKCIIGDRAHGVFNGKIFVPKLAQLTNASQLNRNLLLSSKSRIDTKPQLEITADNVKCAHGATVSQLEDDQIFYLQSRGIDENNARKLLVNGFAMEIINFIPVPSLRESLLKTVTSLTNK from the coding sequence ATGTCTATTCCAATTAATGTAGAGACGTTTCATGAAACGTCTCTACAACAAAATCTATTAGATAGAGATGCTTTTTTAAGTGGTTTATTAAGTCGGGTAACTACTACAAAACAAGATGGTTGGTTACAGGATTTGCGCGACGGTGCTGTTAATTGGGTGCGTCATTCTGTTATCCCCAATACCCGCGAGGAAGAATGGCGATTTACTGATTTATCACCTCTCAAACAGGTAACATTCAATAATAATGTAGAGACGTTCCATGGAACGTCTCTACAATCCATGATTTTACCTGAAGTTTCTCAGCGGTTAGTTTTTGTAAATGGTGTTTATGCACCTGATTTATCTAATACTGAAGATTTACCTGCTGGTTTGAAAGTTGGTAATTTGGATGTTTTACCTGGTGAAGTTGTTCAGGAATATTTAGCGCAAGCTGAAGGTGCTAAAGAAGTTTTTACGGCTTTAAATACTGCGGCTCTAAATGATGTCGCGGTGGTATGGGTTGCTAAAAATGTGGTTGTGGAAACTCCTATTCATTTACTTTTTGTTTCTGTTTCTGGTGAGTCTCCAACTATTTCCCAACCTCGTGTTTTAGTGGTAGCTGAAAGTAATTCTCAGGTGGGTTTGATTGAGGAATATACGAACCACAGAGACACGGAGAACACAGAGAAGGAAGTCTATTTTACTAATGGGGTAACGGAAATCTGGGTAAATGAAAATGCTCAGGTGAGTCATAATAGGGTTGTGCGGGAAGGTGCAGCGGCTTTTCATGTTGGGAAAACTGCTGTTACTCAGGCGCGATATAGTCGTTATAATTGTAATGCGGTGACGGTTGGGGGGAAAATCTCTCGTCACAATTTGGAGATTTTGCAAACTGGTGAACAAACGGAAACGACGCTGAATGGTTTGACTGTGATTGCTGATAATCAATTGGCTGATACTCACAGTGCTTTGTCTTTAAATCATCCACATGGTGTGAGCAAACAGTTACATAAGTGCATCATAGGCGATCGCGCTCATGGTGTCTTCAATGGTAAAATATTTGTTCCTAAACTGGCGCAATTAACTAACGCATCTCAATTAAATCGCAATTTGCTATTATCATCTAAGTCCAGAATTGACACCAAACCTCAATTGGAAATCACTGCTGATAATGTTAAATGCGCTCATGGTGCTACTGTCAGTCAGTTGGAAGATGATCAAATATTCTACCTGCAAAGTCGCGGCATTGATGAAAATAATGCTCGCAAATTATTAGTTAATGGTTTCGCAATGGAAATTATTAACTTTATCCCTGTTCCTTCTTTGCGTGAGAGTTTGTTGAAAACTGTTACAAGTCTCACCAATAAATGA
- a CDS encoding cysteine desulfurase has product MTITSTKSLADKVRSDFPILHQEVHGKPLVYLDNAATSQKPLFVLNAWRDYYEQYNSNVHRGAHFLSGKATDAYEGARDKIAKFINAKSRQEIVYTRNATEAINLVAYSWGMNNLQPGDEIILSVMEHHSNIVPWQFVAQKTGAVLKFVELTPAETFDLEQFKNLISDKTKLVSIVHISNTLGCINPVKEIAEIAHKYGAKFLLDACQSVPHTPIDVQSLDCDWLVASGHKMCAPTGIGFLYGKLELLEAMPPFFGGGEMIAEVFLDHSTYAELPHKFEAGTPAIGEAIALGAAIDYLTNIGMDKIHAYEAELTAYLFAQLAQIPQIRIYGPKPNAEGEGRAALAAFTAEGVHANDLATLLDQEGVAIRSGHHCTQPLHRYLSLSGTARASLSFYNTREEIDVFIKALKETLDFFAGVFGD; this is encoded by the coding sequence ATGACCATCACTTCTACCAAATCTCTGGCTGATAAAGTTCGTTCTGACTTCCCCATTTTACATCAGGAAGTCCACGGTAAACCCCTGGTTTATCTCGATAATGCAGCTACTTCTCAAAAGCCTTTGTTCGTGTTAAATGCTTGGCGTGATTATTATGAACAATATAATTCTAATGTTCATCGTGGCGCACATTTTCTCAGCGGAAAAGCTACTGATGCTTATGAGGGTGCGCGTGATAAAATCGCTAAATTCATTAATGCCAAATCACGCCAAGAAATTGTGTACACCCGCAATGCAACTGAAGCCATTAACCTAGTCGCTTACAGTTGGGGAATGAACAATTTACAGCCAGGAGATGAAATAATTCTCTCGGTTATGGAACACCATAGTAATATTGTTCCTTGGCAATTTGTGGCTCAAAAAACAGGCGCGGTTTTGAAGTTTGTCGAATTAACACCGGCAGAAACTTTTGATTTGGAACAGTTTAAAAACTTGATTTCTGACAAAACAAAACTAGTGTCTATCGTGCATATTTCTAATACTTTGGGTTGCATAAATCCAGTTAAAGAAATAGCCGAAATTGCTCACAAATATGGTGCGAAATTCTTACTTGATGCTTGTCAAAGTGTCCCCCATACTCCCATTGATGTTCAATCACTTGACTGTGATTGGTTGGTGGCTTCTGGACATAAAATGTGCGCTCCCACTGGCATTGGTTTCTTATATGGTAAGCTGGAATTACTAGAAGCAATGCCGCCATTTTTCGGTGGTGGTGAGATGATTGCAGAGGTATTTTTAGACCATTCCACCTATGCAGAATTACCCCATAAATTTGAAGCGGGTACTCCGGCTATTGGGGAAGCGATCGCCCTTGGTGCAGCGATAGATTATCTTACTAATATTGGTATGGATAAAATCCATGCTTATGAAGCGGAATTAACTGCTTATTTGTTCGCGCAATTAGCACAAATACCCCAAATTAGAATCTACGGACCAAAACCCAATGCTGAAGGGGAAGGGAGAGCCGCATTAGCAGCTTTTACGGCAGAAGGTGTTCACGCTAATGATTTAGCAACATTGTTAGATCAAGAAGGTGTAGCAATTCGTTCTGGACATCATTGCACGCAACCATTACACCGTTACTTGAGTTTATCAGGAACTGCACGAGCAAGTTTATCTTTTTACAATACTCGTGAAGAAATTGATGTTTTCATCAAAGCATTGAAGGAGACTTTGGACTTTTTTGCTGGTGTGTTTGGCGATTGA